The following proteins come from a genomic window of Miscanthus floridulus cultivar M001 chromosome 2, ASM1932011v1, whole genome shotgun sequence:
- the LOC136540291 gene encoding calcium-dependent lipid-binding protein-like isoform X1, producing MVIRDSVEPILDDYRPPGISSLKFSRLSLGTVPPKIEGIRIQSFKKGQITMDMDFRWGGDPNIILAVETLVASLPIQFKNLQVYTIIRVVFQLSDEIPCISAVVVALLAEPKPRIDYILKAVGGSLTAMPGLSDMIDDTVASLITDMLQWPHRIVVPLGGVDVDVSDLELKPHGKLTVTVVRAESLKNKELIGKSDPYVVLFIRPMFKEKTSVIDDNLNPRWNETFHLIAEDKETQFLILEVFDEDNMKQDKRLGIAKLPLSDLEMETVQEVNLQLLSSLDTTKVKDKKDRGVLSIKVVYHQFTNAEAREALELEKQTVEERRKVKSETGAVSGAADAASGMASTVTRVAGTGVAAAGTVAGTGVSAAGSGVGMVGTGIGAVGSGIGAFGSGLHKAGKFVGRTVTGPFSSARRSASSVPDVVDE from the exons ATGGTCATTAGGGATTCTGTCGAACCGATACTGGATGATTATCGACCACCAGGGATATCCTCACTGAAGTTCAGCAGACTCTCCCTTGGGACTGTTCCACCGAAAATAGAAG GCATTCGGATTCAGAGTTTTAAGAAAGGGCAGATTACAATGGACATGGACTTCCGGTGGGGTGGGGATCCAAATATTATTCTTGCAGTCGAAACACTTGTTGCTTCGCTTCCCATTCAG TTTAAGAACCTTCAGGTGTACACCATCATCCGTGTTGTCTTCCAATTGTCGGACGAGATACCATGCATATCTGCTGTTGTCGTTGCTCTTCTGGCAGAG CCAAAACCGCGAATCGACTACATACTGAAAGCCGTGGGAGGAAGCCTGACCGCAATGCCTGGGCTTTCAGACATGATTGAC GATACAGTGGCGTCACTGATCACTGACATGCTCCAATGGCCACACAGAATCGTTGTTCCACTGGGTGGAGTTGACGTTGACGTCAG CGATTTGGAGCTGAAGCCGCACGGGAAGCTCACGGTCACTGTGGTCCGCGCAGAATCCCTCAAGAACAAGGAACTCATCGGCAAATCCGACCCCTACGTGGTGTTGTTCATACGCCCGATGTTCAAGGAGAAGACCAGCGTCATTGACGACAACCTCAACCCTCGTTGGAACGAAACGTTCCATCTGATCGCGGAAGACAAGGAGACGCAGTTCCTAATTCTTGAG GTGTTCGATGAGGACAACATGAAGCAAGACAAGAGGCTTGGCATCGCCAAGCTGCCCCTGAGCGACCTGGAGATGGAGACCGTGCAGGAGGTGAACCTGCAGCTGCTGTCGTCGCTGGACACGACCAAGGTCAAGGACAAGAAGGACAGGGGCGTGCTCAGCATCAAG GTGGTGTACCACCAGTTCACCAACGCAGAGGCACGGGAGGCCCTGGAGCTGGAGAAGCAGACCGTGGAGGAGCGGCGGAAGGTGAAGAGCGAGACGGGGGCGGTCAGCGGCGCCGCGGACGCGGCAAGCGGCATGGCGTCCACGGTCACCCGCGTGGCCGGCACGGGCGTCGCGGCGGCCGGCACCGTTGCCGGCACGGGCGTCAGCGCGGCCGGCTCCGGCGTTGGGATGGTTGGCACGGGCATCGGCGCCGTGGGCTCCGGCATTGGCGCGTTCGGCAGTGGACTCCATAAGGCCGGCAAGTTCGTCGGCCGGACTGTCACGGGACCCTTCAGCAGCGCTAGGCGCAGCGCCAGCAGCGTCCCCGACGTCGTTGACGAGTGA
- the LOC136540291 gene encoding calcium-dependent lipid-binding protein-like isoform X2 — MGFISGVIMGMIVGVALIAGWARAMARRAAKRSNKAADVNALGSLNREDVKKICGENVPQWISFPEYEQVKWLNKQLSKLWPFVEEAATMVIRDSVEPILDDYRPPGISSLKFSRLSLGTVPPKIEGIRIQSFKKGQITMDMDFRWGGDPNIILAVETLVASLPIQFKNLQVYTIIRVVFQLSDEIPCISAVVVALLAEPKPRIDYILKAVGGSLTAMPGLSDMIDDTVASLITDMLQWPHRIVVPLGGVDVDVSDLELKPHGKLTVTVVRAESLKNKELIGKSDPYVVLFIRPMFKEKTSVIDDNLNPRWNETFHLIAEDKETQFLILEVFDEDNMKQDKRLGIAKLPLSDLEMETVQEVNLQLLSSLDTTKVKDKKDRGVLSIKVVYHQFTNAEAREALELEKQTVEERRKVKSETGAVSGAADAASGMASTVTRVAGTGVAAAGTVAGTGVSAAGSGVGMVGTGIGAVGSGIGAFGSGLHKAGKFVGRTVTGPFSSARRSASSVPDVVDE, encoded by the exons ATGGGGTTCATATCGGGAGTCATAATGGGGATGATCGTCGGCGTCGCCCTGATCGCGGGCTGGGCGCGCGCCATGGCTCGCCGCGCCGCCAAACGCAGCAACAAG GCTGCGGATGTCAATGCACTAGGATCTCTCAACCGTGAAGACGTGAAGAAAATATGTGGAGAAAATGTTCCCCAATGGATATCATTTCCAGAATATGAACAG GTCAAATGGCTCAACAAACAATTGAGCAAGCTTTGGCCCTTTGTGGAAG AGGCAGCAACCATGGTCATTAGGGATTCTGTCGAACCGATACTGGATGATTATCGACCACCAGGGATATCCTCACTGAAGTTCAGCAGACTCTCCCTTGGGACTGTTCCACCGAAAATAGAAG GCATTCGGATTCAGAGTTTTAAGAAAGGGCAGATTACAATGGACATGGACTTCCGGTGGGGTGGGGATCCAAATATTATTCTTGCAGTCGAAACACTTGTTGCTTCGCTTCCCATTCAG TTTAAGAACCTTCAGGTGTACACCATCATCCGTGTTGTCTTCCAATTGTCGGACGAGATACCATGCATATCTGCTGTTGTCGTTGCTCTTCTGGCAGAG CCAAAACCGCGAATCGACTACATACTGAAAGCCGTGGGAGGAAGCCTGACCGCAATGCCTGGGCTTTCAGACATGATTGAC GATACAGTGGCGTCACTGATCACTGACATGCTCCAATGGCCACACAGAATCGTTGTTCCACTGGGTGGAGTTGACGTTGACGTCAG CGATTTGGAGCTGAAGCCGCACGGGAAGCTCACGGTCACTGTGGTCCGCGCAGAATCCCTCAAGAACAAGGAACTCATCGGCAAATCCGACCCCTACGTGGTGTTGTTCATACGCCCGATGTTCAAGGAGAAGACCAGCGTCATTGACGACAACCTCAACCCTCGTTGGAACGAAACGTTCCATCTGATCGCGGAAGACAAGGAGACGCAGTTCCTAATTCTTGAG GTGTTCGATGAGGACAACATGAAGCAAGACAAGAGGCTTGGCATCGCCAAGCTGCCCCTGAGCGACCTGGAGATGGAGACCGTGCAGGAGGTGAACCTGCAGCTGCTGTCGTCGCTGGACACGACCAAGGTCAAGGACAAGAAGGACAGGGGCGTGCTCAGCATCAAG GTGGTGTACCACCAGTTCACCAACGCAGAGGCACGGGAGGCCCTGGAGCTGGAGAAGCAGACCGTGGAGGAGCGGCGGAAGGTGAAGAGCGAGACGGGGGCGGTCAGCGGCGCCGCGGACGCGGCAAGCGGCATGGCGTCCACGGTCACCCGCGTGGCCGGCACGGGCGTCGCGGCGGCCGGCACCGTTGCCGGCACGGGCGTCAGCGCGGCCGGCTCCGGCGTTGGGATGGTTGGCACGGGCATCGGCGCCGTGGGCTCCGGCATTGGCGCGTTCGGCAGTGGACTCCATAAGGCCGGCAAGTTCGTCGGCCGGACTGTCACGGGACCCTTCAGCAGCGCTAGGCGCAGCGCCAGCAGCGTCCCCGACGTCGTTGACGAGTGA